Proteins encoded in a region of the Agromyces protaetiae genome:
- a CDS encoding cation diffusion facilitator family transporter has product MSATGGTKAIIAAFLANLGIAITKFIAWAVSGSASMLAEGVHSLADSGNQLLLILGGRKAKKQADREHPFGYGRERYVYAFVVSIILFSVGGVFSIYEGIDKLRHPHELTNAWLPILVLVIAIVLESFSLRTAVKESNPLRGRQTWVQFVRRAKAPELPVVLLEDLAALVGLVFALLGVGLTVITGNSTFDAIGTLAIGTLLIVVAIILGIETKSLLVGEGANESDLDQIEHAILSGPEAERIIHMKTLYLGPDELLVAAKLGFTADQRLLEVAAATNVIERRIREAVPTARVIYIEPDVWVDPEAVAPPTDAIVIKGLE; this is encoded by the coding sequence ATGAGTGCAACAGGCGGTACGAAGGCGATCATCGCCGCGTTCCTCGCGAACCTCGGCATCGCGATCACGAAGTTCATCGCCTGGGCGGTCTCGGGCTCGGCGTCCATGCTCGCGGAGGGCGTGCACTCGCTGGCCGACTCGGGCAACCAGCTGCTGCTGATCCTCGGTGGCCGCAAGGCGAAGAAGCAGGCCGACCGCGAGCATCCGTTCGGCTACGGCCGCGAACGGTACGTGTACGCGTTCGTCGTCTCGATCATCCTGTTCTCGGTCGGCGGCGTGTTCTCGATCTACGAGGGCATCGACAAGCTGCGGCACCCGCACGAGCTCACGAACGCGTGGCTCCCGATCCTCGTGCTCGTCATCGCGATCGTGCTCGAGTCGTTCTCGCTCCGCACCGCCGTCAAGGAGTCGAACCCGCTGCGCGGCCGCCAGACCTGGGTGCAGTTCGTGCGCCGCGCGAAGGCGCCCGAGCTGCCCGTCGTGCTGCTCGAAGACCTCGCGGCGCTCGTCGGCCTCGTGTTCGCGCTGCTCGGCGTCGGCCTCACGGTGATCACGGGCAACAGCACGTTCGACGCGATCGGCACGCTCGCGATCGGCACGCTGCTCATCGTGGTCGCGATCATCCTCGGCATCGAGACGAAGAGTCTCCTCGTCGGTGAGGGCGCGAACGAGAGCGACCTCGACCAGATCGAGCACGCCATCCTCAGCGGTCCCGAGGCCGAGCGCATCATCCACATGAAGACGCTGTATCTCGGCCCCGACGAGCTGCTCGTCGCGGCGAAGCTCGGCTTCACCGCCGACCAGCGGCTGCTCGAGGTCGCCGCGGCGACGAACGTGATCGAGCGACGCATCCGTGAGGCGGTGCCGACGGCCCGCGTGATCTACATCGAACCCGATGTCTGGGTCGACCCAGAGGCGGTCGCCCCGCCCACTGACGCGATCGTCATCAAGGGCCTCGAATGA
- the proC gene encoding pyrroline-5-carboxylate reductase, whose protein sequence is MPNQESVTLPSIAFLGAGSMARAVLSGLLRPGVEVAGDIRATNRSAAKAAELDAVDGVVAFATETDASANRRAVAGAKLVVVAVKPAMVPDLLREIADALEPGAVVVSVAAGVTVETYESLLPAHVSVVRTMPNTPAVVGRAVTGVSAGSRSSEADLALVVSLFETVGDVLVVPESQLDALGTISGSGPAYVFFLIEQLTATAIGLGFSPEEAAVMVQGTFRGASELLAHSGDDPAELRRRVTSPKGTTERAIAVLEEAQFRQTFDRATAAALARSRELAAGA, encoded by the coding sequence ATGCCGAACCAGGAGTCCGTGACACTGCCCTCGATCGCCTTCCTCGGAGCGGGCTCGATGGCACGCGCCGTGCTGAGCGGGCTGCTCCGCCCGGGCGTCGAGGTCGCCGGCGACATCCGTGCCACGAACCGGTCGGCGGCGAAGGCCGCCGAGTTGGACGCGGTCGACGGCGTGGTCGCCTTCGCGACCGAGACGGATGCCTCGGCCAACCGTCGTGCGGTCGCCGGCGCGAAGCTCGTGGTGGTGGCGGTGAAGCCGGCCATGGTGCCCGACCTGCTGCGTGAGATCGCCGACGCGCTCGAACCCGGAGCGGTCGTCGTGAGCGTGGCCGCGGGCGTGACCGTCGAGACGTACGAGTCGCTGCTGCCGGCTCACGTGTCGGTCGTGCGGACCATGCCCAACACGCCCGCCGTCGTCGGCCGGGCCGTCACCGGGGTGTCGGCCGGCAGCCGGTCGAGCGAGGCGGACCTCGCGCTCGTCGTCTCGCTCTTCGAGACCGTCGGCGACGTGCTCGTCGTGCCCGAGTCGCAGCTCGACGCACTGGGGACCATCTCGGGCTCGGGGCCGGCCTACGTGTTCTTCCTCATCGAACAGCTCACGGCCACGGCGATCGGCCTCGGGTTCTCGCCCGAGGAGGCCGCCGTGATGGTGCAGGGAACCTTCCGCGGGGCATCCGAACTGCTCGCGCACTCGGGTGACGACCCCGCCGAGCTGCGCCGCCGCGTGACGAGTCCCAAGGGCACGACCGAGCGGGCGATCGCCGTGCTCGAGGAGGCGCAGTTCAGGCAGACGTTCGACCGTGCCACCGCCGCCGCGCTCGCGCGCTCGCGCGAACTCGCCGCCGGCGCCTGA